Below is a window of Salvelinus sp. IW2-2015 linkage group LG11, ASM291031v2, whole genome shotgun sequence DNA.
TTCATGAAAATAAGCACTTCTCTTTCCCCTATATATTCAAGTAACACTATGTAGCTATATTCGTACATTTTAAATAGCTTATACCAAAACACAATCCTTGAACAGCTTCAGGGATCTGACTGAGGGCTCTAAAGTCACTTGTGAGGTGTCTTCCATAGACTTTCTTTCTTAGCTTCTGTAGGCTGTACAACAATGCGTATTCATGCTTCTATCCAGTTCCATTTTATAAAGgtcatatattattataataacgTCCATTTCTATCATATCAGTAACCGGAAGATGTATTTTAAATTCTATGAAAACCTCGTCTTTGTCTCCCACAAACATCTTTCAATTTGTTGAATTTCGTTTCCTTAACAAGAGGCGCAGTGCATTCTGTATCCGCCCTCTTGCATTAAGTCTCTAGTTCCAACCACACACTGTCTAGCGCACGCATCTTTAGGATCCATTGGgatggtgtgtctgtctctgtgtctctgcgtTAGTGTGTTGGGGGGTCATGGGGGTGTCCTGTGGGCCTCCCAGCTGAGCCTGCAGGTCCTTCACCACCCTCTCCAGGCTCTGCCGCGCCTCCCTCTCCTGCTGTAGCTCCTCTCTCAGCTGCTCTCGGTCCGCCTCCGCCTGCTGCAGCTGAACCTGCAGCTCCTCAATCTGGAAAGGAAGgtacacatcagtcaggaagcacATGCTGTGATTCAACTATTCTTGattaggtatgtgtgtgtgtgattctttcTGTATGATAACCTATGTGTGCAGGCTATATCAGAAGGATCTTGGTCCTACCTGTGTGGAGTACTTGGCTCGCAGGCGTTCAGCCTCACAGCCTTTGTCGCAGactcgtgtctgtctctctctctccagctcttttTTCAGATGGCCACGGGACTCGTCCGCCTCCCTCATCTTCCTGTCCCACTCCATGCTCAGGCGTTCTATCTCTTTCCTCAGGTTGCGCTTGGCCTCGATGGCCTCTCGAAGACGCCCTTTCTTGGACACCCTCACAAAATCCAACTCctgtgggtaaaaaaaaaagtgaatattcTGTTGTGTCCTGAAGATTGtgtcacaaaaaaacacattgtacACATGAAGAAACGGTAAAAAATGTTGTGCCAAAAGGCGGCCATTTTGGATCGTGAGTGGGAGGTTTACCTGCTGAAGGCTGCGTTTGGCCTGCAGCGCTGCCCCCAGTTTCTCCTCCTGCTTCACTCTCATCTTAACAATCTCCTGCAGGAACTTCTCCCTGGCCTCCTTGGAGTCAAGACCTCCATACAGGGTCTGTCTCAGTGTGTCCAGCTCTGGACATGAAGGTGCCCCTGGTAACACYAGCCGGACTGGGCCCTCCAGGGGCCTCATGGTGGTCTGGGGGGTCAGGGTCCAGGTCATACTGGAGCAGGCAGATGGAGGGGATGCCAAGGAGGGGACCGATGGTGGGTCTGAAAGACAGAAAAATAAAACAGTATGTTTATAGGGTGAAGCCTAAAAAAGTATTGGAACAGCAGTGACATCTGCTGCTGAGTAAAATCTTCTGACTTGAGACTGCCCTGTGTGCTCTGTGCTGCACAGACCAGCCACTAGATGGCACCCTCTCACAAGGATCAGGCAAACTAACCATAGCCTACCTCCAGTATGGTAAAGACTCATTTCCACAGAAAGTCTTWCTACCGTATTAGCTCGGGTTAGGTTGCCTGTCCTTGAGTATTAGAGTGTGTCCTAGTGCCCTATTTCTCTTACAGAATGTCTGAACAATAGTGTGTCATACTCACAGTCATCATRGTCATCCACCTCAATCTCCCCGTCAGTCTCCATTTCCTCCACACCGTTGGCTgtgttggtgttgatgtgaacaaGTCTGGGCACAGGCTGTGAGTCTCCACACTGTGATGCTGGTCCGGAGCTGATGTGCTGGTCTCCCCTGCCTGGAGCCTGGCTGTGGCCCACTGGGGCCTGCTCCCCACCTTGGTAGGCCAACGGAGCTGGGGCCACATTGGGCACCACAGACGTGTCCACATTTTTGTGGTTTGATCTGTTATGATAAGAAAATCCAAGTTAGTTCAACAATATACAGTAAGACATCCTAGCAATGGGGTTAAAAATGTGGTTATCATTGTTATATGATAATTCCTTAGGAATGTGGTTATCATTGTTATATGATAATTCCTTAGGAATGTTACCTCAATGTGTTAAAGGCTGACAATCCATTACCGTGGTGTGGTGAAAAGGATGAGAGAAACCATGACAGCATGACTGTCTCTGACTCACCTCTCGTTGTGACTGGTAGACTTCTGCCTCTCAGCAGATGTACTTCTGGGGGACCAGGGGCGGAAGGCTGACGGCCTCTGTTTCAGCTGGACCGGTTTCAGATCCTGGAAACAGATAGGATTCTTACATTATAATACAGTTATGAAACAGGGAATTCAAAAAACATCCTTGGAAAGGTACAGTGAAATCATATCGCACAATGTAGACTGGTTTGTAAAGAGACTATTGACAATGTAATTAACTGACTGAATTACAGGGCTCATATGTATAAGGCAAGGCAACGAGGACACTCTGTATAGGATGGCCCTGACCCTTAACCTTACAGCAAATCACATGTATCCCAATCAAGAGAGAACATGAGCTACAAACCTTGTTCCCTGACTTTGATAGAGATTGTAGCCAATCGGGTTGCTTCTCTTTGTCAGCAGATGGAGAGTTTATTTTCTCCAGTTTGAACTTCTTGGCTGGAACTGGGCTGTGCGgctaaagagagaagagaaagagatacgG
It encodes the following:
- the skib gene encoding ski oncogene, encoding MEAPSSFQPHPGLQQTLKQFHLSSMSSLGGPAAFSARWHQEILFNKDGKTAELMLAMPVQTPPVMSGPLFIPSDHTTERSETVLEREPISCFVVGGEKRLCLPQILNSVLRDFSLQQINSVCDDLHIYCSRCTADQLEILKVVGILPFSAPSCGLITQTDAERLCNALVYSGSYLPHCNKELSGSMELERTEKSFKIYHECFGRCKGLFVPELYTSPSAACIQCMDCRLMYPTHKFVVHSHKRLENRTVHWGFDSANWRAYVLLDPDYTGKEEKALLEQHLKEIKGKFDFVNKLSNKPCRPHSPVPAKKFKLEKINSPSADKEKQPDWLQSLSKSGNKDLKPVQLKQRPSAFRPWSPRSTSAERQKSTSHNERSNHKNVDTSVVPNVAPAPLAYQGGEQAPVGHSQAPGRGDQHISSGPASQCGDSQPVPRLVHINTNTANGVEEMETDGEIEVDDXDDYPPSVPSLASPPSACSSMTWTLTPQTTMRPLEGPVRLVLPGAPSCPELDTLRQTLYGGLDSKEAREKFLQEIVKMRVKQEEKLGAALQAKRSLQQELDFVRVSKKGRLREAIEAKRNLRKEIERLSMEWDRKMREADESRGHLKKELERERQTRVCDKGCEAERLRAKYSTQIEELQVQLQQAEADREQLREELQQEREARQSLERVVKDLQAQLGGPQDTPMTPQHTNAETQRQTHHPNGS